One Glycine max cultivar Williams 82 chromosome 6, Glycine_max_v4.0, whole genome shotgun sequence DNA segment encodes these proteins:
- the LOC102663031 gene encoding uncharacterized protein, with protein MFGSQTPNLQKLAIKILSLTCSASGCERNWSVFEQIHSKKRNRLEHKRLHDLVFVKYNQQLKQRYIARDEIDPISLNDIDVCNEWLVGEMDQDDDNDAGNDLVFEDDDALNWATVYQASGVGECRMYTRRKKQKTSVAAAQTSKKQAIIVGSSSRKQKAVQENDEDLDVEENIDVESEEEEIMVNFEASDGEEGDAPLSYDNNEDDYVGIGEDD; from the exons ATGTTTGGGTCACAAACTCCAAATTTGCAGAAGCTAGCTATTAAGATTTTGAGTTTGACTTGCAGTGCTTCAGGATGTGAAAGAAATTGGAGTGTGTTTGAGCAA attcattccaaaaaaagaaataggctTGAGCACAAGAGGTTGCATGATTTGGTGTTTGTCAAATACAACCAACAATTGAAGCAAAGATATATTGCAagagatgaaattgatccaatttCTCTTAATGATATTGATGTATGCAATGAATGGCTCGTGGGAGAGATGGAtcaagatgatgataatgatgctggaaatgatttggtatttgaagatgatgatgctcTAAATTGGGCAACTGTGTATCAGGCTTCGGGGGTTGGAGAGTGTAGGATGTATACTAGGCggaaaaagcaaaaaacaagTGTTGCTGCTGCTCAAACTTCTAAAAAACAGGCAATAATTGTTGGATCTTCATCAAGGAAGCAAAAAGCAGTCCAAGAAAATGATGAGGATCTAGATGTTGAGGAGAATATTGATGTTgaatctgaagaagaagaaatcatggTCAATTTTGAGGCGTCTGATGGGGAAGAGGGAGATGCTCCATTATCATATGATAACAACGAAGATGATTATGTTGGGATTGGAGAAGATGATTAG
- the LOC100794310 gene encoding lon protease homolog, mitochondrial, giving the protein MEISKIQESIAKAIEEKISGEQRRYLLNEQLKAIKKELGLETDDKTALTGKFRERIEPKREKCPPHILQVIDEELAKLQLLEASSSEFSVTRNYLDWLTALPWGEYSDENFDVTRAQKILDEDHYGLTDVKERILEFIAVGKLRGTSQGKIICLSGPPGVGKTSIGRSIARALNRKFFRFSVGGLADVAEIKGHRRTYIGAMPGRMVQCLKNVGTANPLVLTDEIDKLGRGHAGDPASALLELLDPEQNANFLDHYLDVTIDLSKENDNVEFSSESLDWCVAITAW; this is encoded by the exons ATGGAAATAAGCAAGATTCAG GAATCAATTGCTAAAGCAATTGAAGAAAAGATAAGTGGTGAGCAGCGTCGTTACTTGTTAAATGAGCAGCTTAAGGCCATAAAGAAG GAACTGGGACTGGAGACTGATGACAAAACAGCTCTTACTG gTAAATTCAGGGAAAGGATTGagccaaagagagaaaaatgccCACCTCATATTTTACAAGTTATAGATGAAGAACTTGCAAAGCTACAGCTGTTGGAGGCTAGTTCCAGTGAATTCAGTGTTACCCGTAACTACTTAGACTGGTTGACTGCACTGCCTTGGGGTGAATACAG TGATGAGAACTTTGATGTTACTCGGGCGCAAAAGATTCTTGATGAAGACCATTATGGATTAACTGATGTGAAGGAAAGGATACTGGAATTCATAGCTGTTGGGAAATTAAGAGGGACTTCACAAG GGAAAATTATCTGTCTTTCTGGTCCACCTGGAGTGGGCAAAACAAGTATTGGTCGTTCAATTGCACGTGCCTTGAACCGTAAGTTCTTCCGATTCTCTGTAGGAGGATTAGCTGATGTGGCTGAAATCAAG GGTCATCGTCGAACCTATATTGGTGCTATGCCAGGGAGGATGGTACAATGCCTTAAGAATGTGGGCACAGCCAACCCTCTTGTTTTGACTGATGAGATTGACAAA TTGGGCAGAGGACATGCTGGTGATCCAGCAAGTGCTTTGTTAGAGCTTCTGGATCCAGAGCAGAATGCTAATTTTCTGGATCACTATCTTGATGTTACCATTGATCTATCAAAG GAAAATGACAATGTTGAATTTAGCTCAGAATCACTTGACTGGTGTGTTGCCATCACTGCTTGGTAA
- the LOC102669972 gene encoding LRR receptor-like serine/threonine-protein kinase ERECTA yields MNKLNGAIPIEIGQLHKLSILNLSWNSQGGSIPFEITKLRNITFLNLQTNNLSGSIPTSIDNLKFLFELQLRENKLSGVIPSMPGSLQVSLNLSSNHFSGNTPNNFGNLDSLQVLDLSNNKFPGPIPNQLTGTSTLTQLLHANNALLSGEIPKFSQHLKVVSSGTGLINNTSPDHTIANRPNIVSKKGISVHVTILIAIVPASFLVGIVIQLVVSRKSCWQPQFIVSNLLTPNAIHKSRINFGKAMEVVADTSNVTLKTRFQTYYIAIMPFGSIYFIKNLNCSNKILPLGSHDKFGKELEVFAKLNNSNVMTPLSYVLSIDTAYILYEYISNGSLYDFLHGSMLD; encoded by the coding sequence ATGAACAAGCTTAATGGAGCAATCCCAATCGAAATTGGCCAACTTCATAAGTTGTCAATACTGAATTTGAGCTGGAATTCTCAGGGTGGATCAATTCCATTTGAGATTACAAAGTTGAGAAATATTACTTTCCTGAACTTGCAAACCAATAATCTAAGTGGTTCCATACCAACATCCATTGACAACTTGAAATTTCTCTTTGAACTCCAACTCAGGGAAAACAAACTAAGTGGTGTGATACCAAGCATGCCGGGGAGTTTGCAGGTGTCATTGAATCTTAGTAGCAACCACTTTAGTGGTAATACTCCCAACAATTTTGGTAATTTGGATAGCCTGCAAGTCTTGGATCTCTCAAATAACAAATTTCCTGGTCCAATTCCCAACCAACTAACTGGAACGTCAACTTTGACACAATTGTTACATGCCAACAATGCACTGCTGTCTGGTGAAATTCCAAAATTCAGTCAACATCTTAAAGTTGTATCTTCTGGAACTGGTCTAATAAATAATACCTCACCTGACCATACAATAGCCAATAGGCCCAACATTGTCTCTAAGAAGGGAATATCTGTTCATGTGACAATTCTCATTGCAATTGTACCAGCTAGTTTTCTTGTTGGCATTGTAATTCAACTGGTTGTCTCAAGAAAAAGTTGTTGGCAACCTCAATTCATCGTAAGTAATTTATTAACTCCTAATGCAATTCACAAATCAAGAATTAACTTTGGTAAAGCCATGGAAGTTGTTGCTGATACATCAAATGTTACTTTGAAAACTAGGTTTCAAACGTATTACATTGCCATCATGCCCTTTGGATCAATCTATTTTATCAAGAATCTAAACTGTTCTAACAAGATATTGCCATTGGGAAGTCATGATAAATTTGGAAAAGAGCTAGAAGTCTTTGCAAAATTGAACAATTCAAATGTCATGACTCCTTTGTCCTATGTTCTGTCCATTGATACTGCATATATACTATATGAATATATCTCGAATGGCTCCCtctatgattttcttcatggaagcATGCTAGATTAG